From a single Chloroflexota bacterium genomic region:
- a CDS encoding iron dicitrate transport regulator FecR: ASPPGNGKPTASPPGNGKPPASPPGNGKPPASPPANGKPTASPPGNGKPTASPPGNGNAAANGHAKAH; this comes from the coding sequence CGGCGAGCCCGCCAGGGAACGGCAAGCCGACGGCGAGCCCGCCCGGGAACGGCAAGCCGCCCGCGAGCCCGCCCGGGAACGGCAAGCCGCCCGCGAGCCCACCCGCCAACGGCAAGCCGACGGCGAGCCCGCCAGGGAACGGCAAGCCGACGGCGAGCCCGCCCGGGAACGGCAACGCCGCCGCCAACGGACACGCCAAGGCGCACTGA